From Chiloscyllium punctatum isolate Juve2018m chromosome 36, sChiPun1.3, whole genome shotgun sequence, the proteins below share one genomic window:
- the LOC140461038 gene encoding uncharacterized protein, whose protein sequence is MEKPEESRPVEKPWKCGDCGKAFHVPSVLEAHQRSHTGVRPFSCPECGKRFSSSSTLLRHRRVHTGERPFSCPECRKAFSNSSDLLKHQQVHTRERPFACPECGKGFSSSSALLTHRRVHTGDKPFSCPKCGKGFTQAFSLLRHHSVHTGERPFTCPECGKGFSDSSALLTHRRVHTGERPFSCPECGKAFTHASNLLTHRWVHTRDRPFICPECGKAFSNFSHVLIHRRVHTGKRLFACPECGKAFSNSSDLLKHQQVHTGERPFSCPECGKAFTQACNLQRHQRGHQRSQQSNSAGEAAVGHPQD, encoded by the coding sequence ATGGAGAAACCAGAGGAATCCCGCCCCGTGGAGAAAccttggaagtgtggcgactgtgggaaagcCTTCCATGTCCCGTCTGTCTTGGAGGCTCATCAGCGCAGTCACACTGGGGtcaggccattctcctgcccagagtgtgggaagcggttcagcagttcctccaccctgctgagacaccgacgggtccacacaggggagaggcccttcagctgccctgagtgcaggaaggctttcagcaattcctctgacctaCTGAAGcaccaacaggtccacaccagggagaggccattcgcctgcccagagtgtgggaaggggttcagcAGTTCCTCCGCCTTGCTGACCCACcgacgggtccacacaggggacaagcccttcagctgccctaagtgtgggaagggcttcacccagGCCTtttccctgctgaggcaccacagtgtccacacaggggagaggccattcacttgcccagagtgcgggaaggggttcagcgattcctctgccctgctgacccaccggcgggtccacacaggggagaggcctttcagctgccctgagtgtgggaaggccttcacccatgcctccaacctgctgacccaccggtggGTCCATACTAGGGACAGGCCCTTCAtttgccccgagtgtgggaaggccttcagcaatttctcCCACGTGCTGATCCACCGACGGGTCCACACCGGGAAGAGGCTATTCGCTTGTCCTGAGTGCggaaaggccttcagcaattcctctgacttACTGAAGCACCAGcaggttcacactggggagaggcccttcagctgccctgagtgcgggaaggccttcacccaGGCCTGCAACTTGCAAAgacaccagcgggggcaccagcgctcccaacAATCGAATTCTGCCGGTGAGGCTGCTGTGGGtcacccccaggactga